In the genome of Streptomyces sp. SAI-127, the window AGGTCATGGGCTACGGCCCGATCCCGGCCACCGAGAAGGCGCTCGCCCAGGCGGGCCTGTCCATCTCCGACATCGGCCTGTTCGAGATCAACGAGGCCTTCGCCGTCCAGGTCCTGGCCTTCCTCGACCACTACGGCATCGCGGACGACGACGAGCGCGTCAACCAGTACGGCGGCGCGATCGCCTTCGGTCACCCGCTGGCCTCCTCGGGTGTGCGTCTGATGACGCAGCTGGCCCGCCAGTTCGAGGAGCAGCCCGAGGTCCGCTACGGCCTGACCACCATGTGCGTCGGCTTCGGCATGGGCGCGACGGTCATCTGGGAGAACCCGAACCACAAGGACGCCGGAGGCAGCAAGTGAGCACCACTGAGCTCTTGAAGGGTGCGGCCGAGCTGTTCCCGGACGAGGTAGTCACCCAGGCGCACGTGCGTCACCTGGACCTGCCGTTCAACGCGGGCCGCTTCGCGCTCATCACGCTGGACAACGGCTTCGACCACACCAAGCCGACCACCTTCGGCCCGGCCTCGCTGGCGAACCTCGACACCGCCATCGACCAGGTCGAGAAGGAGGCCTCGGCCGGTGAGATCGTCGGTGTCGGCATCACCGGCAAGCCGTTCATCTTCGCCGTCGGCGCCGACCTCAAGGGCGTCGAGCTGCTCAAGGAGCACAAGGACGCGCTCGCCATCGGCAAGGGCGGCCACGAGGTCTTCAAGCGCCTCGCGGGCATCGCGGTGCCGACCTTCGCGTACTACAACGGTGCCGCGATGGGCGGTGGCGTCGAGGTCGGTCTGCACTGCACCTACCGCACGGTGTCCGCGGCCCTGCCCGCCTTCTCGCTCCCCGAGGTCTTCCTCGGTCTGGTCCCCGGCTGGGGCGGCTGCACCCTGCTGCCGAACCTGATCGGCGCCGACAAGGCCGTCTCGGTGATCATCGAGAACTCCCTCAACCAGAACAAGCAGCTCAAGGGCGCTCAGGTCTACGAACTGGGCATCGCCGACGCGCTGTTCGAGGGCGCGGACTTCCTGGAGCAGTCCCTGCTGTGGACGGCGTCCGTCCTCAAGGGCGAGATCGTCATCGACCGCCCGGTGATCGACCGCGGTGAGGCCTGGGACCAGGCCGTCGCCAAGGGCCGTTTCATCGCGGACTCCAAGGTGCACGGGGCCGCTCCGGCCGCCTACCGCGCCCTCGACATCATCGCGAACGCCAAGAACGGCGACCTCCAGCAGGGCTACGACGCCGAGGACAAGGCCCTCGCCGACCTGATCATGGGTGGCGAACTGCGTTCCGGCATCTACGCGTTCAACCTGGTGCAGAAGCGCGGCAAGCGTCCCGCGGGCGCCCCGGACAAGAACCTGGCCCGCCCGGTCACCAAGGTCGGTGTCGTCGGCGCCGGTCTGATGGCCTCCCAGCTCGCGCTGCTGTTCCTGCGCCGCCTCGAGGTGCCGGTCGTGCTGACCG includes:
- a CDS encoding 3-hydroxyacyl-CoA dehydrogenase NAD-binding domain-containing protein, which translates into the protein MSTTELLKGAAELFPDEVVTQAHVRHLDLPFNAGRFALITLDNGFDHTKPTTFGPASLANLDTAIDQVEKEASAGEIVGVGITGKPFIFAVGADLKGVELLKEHKDALAIGKGGHEVFKRLAGIAVPTFAYYNGAAMGGGVEVGLHCTYRTVSAALPAFSLPEVFLGLVPGWGGCTLLPNLIGADKAVSVIIENSLNQNKQLKGAQVYELGIADALFEGADFLEQSLLWTASVLKGEIVIDRPVIDRGEAWDQAVAKGRFIADSKVHGAAPAAYRALDIIANAKNGDLQQGYDAEDKALADLIMGGELRSGIYAFNLVQKRGKRPAGAPDKNLARPVTKVGVVGAGLMASQLALLFLRRLEVPVVLTDIDQERVDKGVGYVHAEIEKLLGKGRINQDKANRLKALVTGVLDKAEGFSDADFIIEAVFEEIGVKQTVFAEVEAVAPAHAILATNTSSLSVTEMASKLKNPERVVGFHFFNPVAILPLLEIVRGEQTDDASLATAFAVAKKLKKTAVLVKDAPAFVVNRILTRFMGEIQNVIDEGTPVEVAEKAVEPLGLPMSPLVLLELVGPAIGLHVSETLNRAFPDRFTVSPNLAAVVKAGKRGFYVYDSGKPELDPEVAALLKQGDSVLTEEQVRDRVLDAVAQEIGLMLDEGVVAEAQDIDLCLITGAGWPFHLGGITPYLDREGVSERVNGKKFLAPGVASVPA